The genomic DNA CGTTTGGACAAAACGTCTACTTCCCACCGTGAATCGGGCTGTCCTAAGCCCGACAGAAATCGACTGTGCACCCCTTCCATGCGCAAACCGCGATGCAAACGCAGCGCCGCGATCCCAGCGCCTCCGCTCTGGTTTGTCGAGACCTGAACAATTTTGGGATCGCCCATTGACGCTTCAATTGCTCCCATGCTGGCGGGTTGCAAATATATTGAGCTGCAGGTCGTACCCGCCTTGTGTCTCTCGTCTAACCAACGGCCGTCCGCTATGCACACCGGTGTGTTCGATGTAGTACCGAAACCCGGTCCGTTCCAATATCGACAAAAGCTTCGACAATTCCTGCGGGGCATTGGCAAACGAATGGTACTCCACAAAAATTCGTTTCACGGAACGAAGTGCTGACTCACAATCGCTCAATACTCGGATCTCTGCTCCCTCGACGTCAAGTTTCAGTAGATCGACTGAACGACCTTCAAACAATTCGAGTAGACGCAAGCCTTGAACCATCGTGCTTCCGAGGCTTGACACCCTACCACCATCTGCGCCGTCGGCTGAAAAATACAATTCAGAATTTGCATCCCAAACTGCCCCCTGCACAACGCGGACATTCGATAACTCAAACGACTTAAGGTTCGCAATGAGTTTCTCGCAAACGAGCCCGTCCGACTCGATTGCGATGATCTCCGCCCCCGGGTACCGCATCCCAAAGTAAATACTAGCTAGACCAATGTTTGCACCAGCATCGATAATAAAAGGAGTTGTTTGGGAGGTTTCAAATTCATAAATTCCCTGACGAAAGATCTCATCGTGTGAACCAAGAAAAGAAGCCGCGTCCGCAATCCAAAAGTCTCGCCCAAACAGCTTCACTTTCGTCTCGTCACACCGATTCATTGTTTGCAGTTGTCGCTGCGTCGACAACGCGAGCCCGTAAGGATGAGCAACGCCCAACAAATGACGCAGCGGCTCCTTCATTTGCTCAGGCACCATTTGTGCTACTTGACCCTTTGTTTTCCGGAAACGATTTCTAATCCGAACCGAAAGTCTGGAATCACTTCCAAAACGATGAAACGCCTTGAAGTATTCTCGCCCCAAAAGCGATTCTCGTATGGAAATTTTCTTGACGGGAATTTGTTCCGCCAGCGGACCGCGAGGCTGCAAACCGGGGGCATTGTGACAGTTTTCGCCTGATCCATCGAACCCCGTGTTACGCACAAGCGAACGACACGGGAACAGCGAAAGACCGTCATTGAGATAGCAGCTTGCAGCCCAAAACACCGCCCATGTCCGTATCTCGCCGATCAAGTTCCGACGCAATTGTTCGGTGTAGGGATAGCAACCGTCCAAGTTAAACCCAGCAACGCCGCCGGGACGTCGTTCTAGTTCACTCAACAGTTCCGCACCTTCCCAACGTGATTGTTTCCATGCGCGACGCCACGTTCCCCAACCCCAGCACGCCATAACACGAACGAAAAACGTTTCGGAAAGCCATCGCTGGTAGCTTGTTTCGGGTACGTATCCGCTAACGTTCATCACCCTAGCGTCGTCCGCGTACATCGCAAGCGTTTGGTTCATAAAACGAACAAATCCGGGCGATGTCTCGATGTCGTCTTCCAAAACAATGATTCGATCATGCTGACGAAGTATCGAATCGATTCCGCTTCGAATCGAACGCGCCAGTCCCCAATTCTCGTCTCTCGTAATGACGGTAACCTCGCCACACCACTGCTCGCTGGCAACGACCTGACGGACTTCTTGAACCAGCATCTGATCATGTTCGCTACTCTTCGGACCATCACAGAACACATGCAGGTGCGATTGATCCGCGAATGCATTCTCGGAAAGGGCCCTCAACGTTCGCTTTGTATGCTCCGGACGATTATAAACAAACAATGCAATGGGAGCATGCTTGCTTGGAATATCGTGATTCATTCTAACTTCACCGAATCGCTATGCATCGCCTGCGACATTTTTGAGCTTGCGCACATGATCGAGAAAGATGTACTCGGACTCCAACTTTTCTCTCAGGCGGATCATGCTATCGTCCGAAATCACAGCGAGATATTTGGCGCTGCGCCGATGCATTACGCAGATCGGAAAACCTGTCTTTTTGTTCAATTGTTTGACCCCTCGATCAAAGTCTTCGGTAAATAAGAAATGCGAAAGACCAGCGACCCTTTCGACTGCCTCGGCAACATCCAAATCCGCCGAAAACATATACAGTTGGTTCAACAAATGTTCGTCGGGGATCGCCGTCAAGAAATCATCAAATGATGCCCCCAGCCATTGCCCTTCTGTCAGCATACACGGATGATTCACATTATTGGCACGGTAGTTCAACAACATGTTGTAGTGGGAAATGACACGCTTGACCGGATCGCGGAAACACGAAATTGCAAATGTGTCCTCAGGCAGACCCAATTTGGTGAAGTGGGGTATGGGAAAATGCGTAGTAATAATGCCCAGCATTGATATGTTTGATGTTCCAGCCGACAAAGACTTTGTCTCCACAACAAACTCGATGGTCCTTCTTTTGCACCAATTGCTCATACAACAACGATGAATCCATTCCAGACGTCTGCAGGAACGCGTGGTTCAGAGACGTTCCACCCGTCTTGCGAATGTGAACCAGATAAATTCGTTTGCCGCCACCGATTCGATATCGCGTTGACTGGCGACGACACATCGACTCTTCCCAAGCGCTACGTACCGCATCGGGACCGAACCACCTCGCCGGAACCGTGCGCAGTTTGTTGAAGATTCGCGAGGGAATTGACTTGCGTGTTAACATGTTGTTGAACGTTGATACCATTGGCCAGCTTCACACGAAACCACGCCGTCGAGCAACGTTTCTCTTTTAGAGAGTAAATCGATATTTGATTGACAAACTCGAGCAAACGTGCTGGCCGCATGCCCCGCGTTTACGACGCACGTGCCGCAAACAAGGCGAGAGCTTTCTTGATTCCTTCACGGAAGGAGACACTCGCCTTAAACCCATACTCCGCCTGTTTTTTGGTACACCCGCCACGGGCGAAGACGCCGGCCGGTTTATCGGACAGCCCCACCACCTCGGGCTCATACCCACACTCCTCGGCCGCAATCCGAGCGAACTGCTTGAATGAAGTGTAGATCCCCGTCGACAGATTCAGCGCGTCGCCGTTGTCGATCTTGTCCATCGTCGTCAGAACGCCGTCAACACAATCTTCGATGTAGATGAAATCGCGCATTTGATCGCCGGTCCCCCAGACCGACAGCGTCGGTTCGCCAACATGCGCCATGGCGCGTTTGCAAATGCTTGGAAACGGATAGCTTTCGTCCTGGTCTTCGCCGTAACCAGAAAAGGGGCGGTAGCAGACGCTTTTGAGACCGTGCTTTTCGTAGGCCAGCAGCGCCAAATATTCACACGTCAACTTGGCCCATCCGTACGACATGTCTGGCATGCCAATGTCATCGTCAAACTGGATCATATCCTCGGACAGCAGTTCGTAGCCCAGTTCCCGTTGTCGACCGATCGGATAGGCAGCGCTGCTGCTGAAGCAAACCGTTTTCGCTGGCTTGGCGGCCTTCGCCCATTGCCAATACTCCGCATCGATCGACAGATCATCCGCCACGGCCAACGGATTGTTTTCGATCATCGCTCGCCCACCAACCATGGCGGCGAGATGGAAGACATAGTCGAAATCGTCGTCTCGATGCTCCCGAAACCATGTCCGGCAATCTTGTTTGTAGAAGTGGAAACTTTCGTAGTCGTTTGGCGCATACAAGGGCCAGCCTCCCTCGGGGTCAATGCCTCCCGTATCGGCGGCGATGGGATCGACACAATGGACTTCGTTCCCTAGGTCGAGATGCCGCTTGACGAATCGACGACCGACAAACCCGGCGCCACCAGTGATAAGTATCTTCTTCATCTTCGCGTTCTCGCTGAAACCAGTTCTTCAAAAATGTTCGAATATCGATCGCCGCATTGCTCAATATCCCATTCGTCGAGGGCAATTTGCCGATTCGCCGAACCAACTCGGCCCTCCGCCGCCAAATTCATCGCATGTTCCATTGCCGAGGCCGCTGTTTCGGGATGATCGGGATCGAAAACTACATTCCCCCTTTCCCTGAGCAGATGCCCAACATCCCAGCTATCGGGCCCGACGACTACCTTACCGAACGTCATTCCAAGGGTGACGTTCCCTGAGTTGAGCACGTGAAAACGCGGAATGAACAATACGTCGGCTGCGTTCAGATAGAGCTGTGTGTCATCCTCTTCCACAAAACCATAGTTGAATCGGTACGCTGGATGGATTCGGTAGTACAGACGCTTTAAGTCGCGGATCCAATCTCTGAGCCTAATCCACGAAACGTCTGCCAACTTCTCGCGCCAGCGGGAAACGAGCAACACCTTGTGGGGGCTGCGCATGCGGTGAAACGTATCCAGCACAAGTTCTCTTTCCGCGTCATTGCGAATCGCACCAAAAGCCAACATCACGTTGGCGTCTTTCGGAATGCGGAGCCGCTTGCGGGCCTCCGCCCGAGAAACGTCATTCGGCAGCGATGCATAATTTTGATGCGGTACGATGTAATGTCGCGGCGCTCCATGATGAAAGTCGACGTTCGAATAACGACTCTTAAACTCTTCGATACTCGGCGGCGCAAAATGAACAACGGCGTCGGCGTAGCGATAAACGAGTTCATACATTGATTCCCACAGAGATTGGCTGCTCGCGCTATGTGGTAACAAAACGTGTCTTGTGACCACGATTTTGGCCGTGTGTGCCCAAAAAAGAAGTCGCTTTTCCGTTTCTGCCAGCAGATCATCCGTCAATGCGCCGCGATAAGCGTCTTGAATCTCGAACGTCATATATTCGGGGAAATGAAGGTGCACCAGATCAAAATCGCCCTCTTGATTCCAGAAAGATTCATGATCATGTATTACCTCGTGACGGCGACCAATCGATTGATTCAGATCGATAAGAAACCGATTCGTCGGCAGCGGAATATTTGCAACAAGAATGCGCATCGTTTGATTATTTACCGAACTATTTCACAACACTTCTATAGTGGAATTTATCGCCGCATCCAACCGTCTTGCGAAGAGAGTTGGACGCCCTAACACAGACCGTGAATGCAACGAGTGGCGGAATTGAAACATAATTTCAGACACCGTGCGGCATCGATCCACGCGATCACGGAAATTCATATACCCGGCGCGGAATACACACCGCGGTTTATTTATTGCGTTCCAATGAACCGATTTTTTACCGAGAGCACGCGGTCGACGGTTCGGCTTGCCCCAAAGGCCTCGCGCAGCGTTTGATCGAAGAACCCATAACGCTTTCGCAGCTGACTTGGTTCATGCAGCAACCAGATGCCGATGGCCTTGACTGCCTTCCATCGCTCACCACGGCGGGCGCGAAACTTTGCGTACCCGCGGCGGTAGGCCTGCATGATGTCCGAACGGACCGCTCCCTTTCGGAAGCACTGCCCAAGGTCTCGCCACCACAATTCCATGTACTTGTGATGTTCTTCCACCTGGGTCATGCGATTGTTGGCATGGACTCGCCGGACGACAACGGGCGTTGCCAGGTTGCCAGCCGCCAACCGCCCAAAAGCGCTCATCCGCTTCCACATATGCGTGTCCTGTTGCAACCGAAGCTCGGTATGAAACAGACCCACCCGATCGAAGAACTCGCGGCGGACCGTGATGGTATCGGTGCTGAAGTCACCTTTGATTGTCGGATGCGCGTACAATAAGACCAGCGGTAATTCCTCGGGCGTTGGCACGCCCCCGGTCAGTGTCAACACTTCGGGACGGCCTTGATCAAGCCACATCTGCCGCAGCGACTCGTTCTCGTAGTGATTTCCTAGCGCGTTGTAGACGCCATCGATCGTTGGGTCTTGGGACAAGATCCGTTTGTCCGCGTCGAAGCGGTTGTCCAGATACCAATCGTCTGCATCGAGAAATGCGATGAACGGAAACTGGGCGTGTCGGATACCCAGGTTGCGACTGGCTCCTGCGCCGCGGTTCTCCCCCCCGGGATGTTGCAACATCCTGACTTTTTCAAACTCACTCTCCAACTGGCGGCAGACATGGATCGCCCCGTCGGGCGATCCATCTTCGATCAGGATGACTTCGCCCACTTCGTCGATCCGAATTGCAGACTCGACCGCGCGTCGCACCATCCCGGCCGCATTGTAGACCGGAGTAATCACAGAAATTTGAAACACTTCGACTTGCCTTACCTATCCGCCCAAGTATCGAACACTGTGCCGCTCATTCAACACACGAACCCGTTTCGCTTTCGCGACCATCTGCTCTACGACGACATTGGGACGCACAAAAGAATCGTAGTACCTGATAACGCCATCGCGAAGCCGTGCTCGCTCACCGGCGGTTGAACGCAAGGCCCTCAGAATTGCGTCTGCAAAGCTGGGTTTATCAGAAAAAGTAATGCAATTAATGCCATTTTGAAGCCGTGGGCGCATCCAATTGTCGTAGCCAAGGATCGGTATACAACCGCAGGCCATACCCTCAAATATGTTGTGGCAATGCGGATGATTCACACCGGGTGGACAAAGGACAAATTCAGCGTCCCGAAGCGCTGAAAAATATTCGCCAAGCGAAAGACCATCTGTCGCCTGATCCAACAAAACAATATGATTGAGGTGATCTTTTAGTCCAGTCTTAAAGTCAGACGTCGTGGCGACGATTCTCGGCGAGAACATTTCCGCCGTCCAATTTATAATTTGGGTCCGTGATGGAGTGTTAAATGTCGCGATGAGACTTGGGTTGTTGTAACTTGCCCCACTCAAATTCCCAGCGCAAAAGATCCCGATGGTCCGTCGTGCTGACGCATCGAAATCTTTTGGTTCTAGGTTTCTAATTCGAGCTGCTGGATGGGCGCCAAAAGGCAAGAACACCCCCCCTTCGTCCGGAACGGTTGAGTAATAATCGAAACCCACTTCAAATACTTTGTCGCACGTAACACTAACCGCTTGCTTCACGTCCTCGCAAAACACAAGTTCACACGAACGGAGCCTCGATGGTGAAACGACTCGTACAAATGGCAAATCAACGATGTACCGATCATACTGCCCAAAGCCCAGCAACGTACTCGAAGACCGTGGAATACACACGACGAAACCTGCATTTCCGAGCGTCCAGGCCAGTGCAAAATACGACCGATTGGAACGAGTTGACGGAAGGACCAATGCAACTCGATCGCTCGCATCCGGAAGACGTCTGTCACTACGTTTTAGTACACTCGCGTACTCGCAGAGCCTCTGCATAGAATGCAGAGGATGTCTCGACATGAACTTAAGTCGATTCAACATCTACCAACGCCACTCAT from Rosistilla carotiformis includes the following:
- a CDS encoding FkbM family methyltransferase, with the protein product MNHDIPSKHAPIALFVYNRPEHTKRTLRALSENAFADQSHLHVFCDGPKSSEHDQMLVQEVRQVVASEQWCGEVTVITRDENWGLARSIRSGIDSILRQHDRIIVLEDDIETSPGFVRFMNQTLAMYADDARVMNVSGYVPETSYQRWLSETFFVRVMACWGWGTWRRAWKQSRWEGAELLSELERRPGGVAGFNLDGCYPYTEQLRRNLIGEIRTWAVFWAASCYLNDGLSLFPCRSLVRNTGFDGSGENCHNAPGLQPRGPLAEQIPVKKISIRESLLGREYFKAFHRFGSDSRLSVRIRNRFRKTKGQVAQMVPEQMKEPLRHLLGVAHPYGLALSTQRQLQTMNRCDETKVKLFGRDFWIADAASFLGSHDEIFRQGIYEFETSQTTPFIIDAGANIGLASIYFGMRYPGAEIIAIESDGLVCEKLIANLKSFELSNVRVVQGAVWDANSELYFSADGADGGRVSSLGSTMVQGLRLLELFEGRSVDLLKLDVEGAEIRVLSDCESALRSVKRIFVEYHSFANAPQELSKLLSILERTGFRYYIEHTGVHSGRPLVRRETQGGYDLQLNIFATRQHGSN
- a CDS encoding sulfotransferase family 2 domain-containing protein, coding for MLGIITTHFPIPHFTKLGLPEDTFAISCFRDPVKRVISHYNMLLNYRANNVNHPCMLTEGQWLGASFDDFLTAIPDEHLLNQLYMFSADLDVAEAVERVAGLSHFLFTEDFDRGVKQLNKKTGFPICVMHRRSAKYLAVISDDSMIRLREKLESEYIFLDHVRKLKNVAGDA
- a CDS encoding NAD-dependent epimerase/dehydratase family protein produces the protein MKKILITGGAGFVGRRFVKRHLDLGNEVHCVDPIAADTGGIDPEGGWPLYAPNDYESFHFYKQDCRTWFREHRDDDFDYVFHLAAMVGGRAMIENNPLAVADDLSIDAEYWQWAKAAKPAKTVCFSSSAAYPIGRQRELGYELLSEDMIQFDDDIGMPDMSYGWAKLTCEYLALLAYEKHGLKSVCYRPFSGYGEDQDESYPFPSICKRAMAHVGEPTLSVWGTGDQMRDFIYIEDCVDGVLTTMDKIDNGDALNLSTGIYTSFKQFARIAAEECGYEPEVVGLSDKPAGVFARGGCTKKQAEYGFKASVSFREGIKKALALFAARAS
- a CDS encoding glycosyltransferase family protein; translation: MRILVANIPLPTNRFLIDLNQSIGRRHEVIHDHESFWNQEGDFDLVHLHFPEYMTFEIQDAYRGALTDDLLAETEKRLLFWAHTAKIVVTRHVLLPHSASSQSLWESMYELVYRYADAVVHFAPPSIEEFKSRYSNVDFHHGAPRHYIVPHQNYASLPNDVSRAEARKRLRIPKDANVMLAFGAIRNDAERELVLDTFHRMRSPHKVLLVSRWREKLADVSWIRLRDWIRDLKRLYYRIHPAYRFNYGFVEEDDTQLYLNAADVLFIPRFHVLNSGNVTLGMTFGKVVVGPDSWDVGHLLRERGNVVFDPDHPETAASAMEHAMNLAAEGRVGSANRQIALDEWDIEQCGDRYSNIFEELVSARTRR
- a CDS encoding glycosyltransferase family 2 protein: MFQISVITPVYNAAGMVRRAVESAIRIDEVGEVILIEDGSPDGAIHVCRQLESEFEKVRMLQHPGGENRGAGASRNLGIRHAQFPFIAFLDADDWYLDNRFDADKRILSQDPTIDGVYNALGNHYENESLRQMWLDQGRPEVLTLTGGVPTPEELPLVLLYAHPTIKGDFSTDTITVRREFFDRVGLFHTELRLQQDTHMWKRMSAFGRLAAGNLATPVVVRRVHANNRMTQVEEHHKYMELWWRDLGQCFRKGAVRSDIMQAYRRGYAKFRARRGERWKAVKAIGIWLLHEPSQLRKRYGFFDQTLREAFGASRTVDRVLSVKNRFIGTQ
- a CDS encoding glycosyltransferase; translation: MKQAVSVTCDKVFEVGFDYYSTVPDEGGVFLPFGAHPAARIRNLEPKDFDASARRTIGIFCAGNLSGASYNNPSLIATFNTPSRTQIINWTAEMFSPRIVATTSDFKTGLKDHLNHIVLLDQATDGLSLGEYFSALRDAEFVLCPPGVNHPHCHNIFEGMACGCIPILGYDNWMRPRLQNGINCITFSDKPSFADAILRALRSTAGERARLRDGVIRYYDSFVRPNVVVEQMVAKAKRVRVLNERHSVRYLGG